In the genome of Palaemon carinicauda isolate YSFRI2023 chromosome 20, ASM3689809v2, whole genome shotgun sequence, one region contains:
- the LOC137660232 gene encoding replication termination factor 2-like encodes MGCDGGTIPRRDELVKTKKKPEQKDKNSERLYRWKHCAVSQAPLKAPIVACEMGRIYNKEELLTRLLDRASERGISHIKGLKDFKELNLTPNPGYQRRGADLGDAYNDNQTAEYICPVTSLEMNGKYRFSFIWSCGCVLSERSLKEVKSEVCHKCGKPLSEDDIIPLNPTEEEQESVRSAMMVRRATAKAAKKAKKEGKRSAEEEEGETSKTNGGKVKKMQKLSEGASSSGEVNNKSTLRVHGAASAVLRDKDFEKIRSAGFSVAADPKASEVYKSLFDTHKTAQKKQSAHWVTCNPQYF; translated from the exons aaAGACAAGAATTCGGAGCGTCTCTATCGTTGGAAACACTGTGCAGTGTCGCAGGCTCCTCTTAAGGCACCCATTGTAGCATGTGAGATGGGTCGCATTTACAACAAAGAAGAGCTTCTTACTCGGCTCCTAGATCGAGCAAGCGAGCGAGGCATTTCCCACATTAAGGGTTTAAAAGACTTCAAAGAGCTAAATCTCACCCCTAACCCTGGATACCAACGGAGAGGAGCAGATCTCGGTGACGCTTACAATGACAACCAGACTGCAGAGTATATTTGTCCCGTAACATCCTTAGAAATGAATGGAAAATACAGATTCTCCTTCATTTGGAGCTGCGGATGTGTCCTGTCTGAGAGATCTCTCAAGGAAGTCAAGTCAGAGGTTTGTCACAAGTGTGGAAAACCACTAAGCGAGGATGATATAATTCCCCTGAATCCAACAGAAGAGGAGCAAGAAAGTGTCAGGTCAGCCATGATGGTCCGTCGTGCTACAGCAAAAGCAGCCAAGAAAGCAAAGAAAGAGGGTAAAAGGTCAGCTGAAGAGGAAGAAGGGGAAACCTCAAAGACAAATGGTGGAAAAGTTAAGAAAATGCAGAAATTGTCAGAAG GAGCTTCTTCCAGTGGTGAAGTCAATAACAAGTCAACCCTTCGTGTCCATGGAGCAGCATCAGCTGTTCTTCGAGACAAAGACTTCGAGAAGATTCGTTCGGCAGGTTTTAGCGTCGCAGCCGATCCCAAAGCCTCAGAAGTTTACAAAAGTCTCTTTGATACACACAAAACTGCACAGAAGAAACAGAGCGCCCATTGGGTCACATGTAACCCACAGTACTTTTAG